The following proteins are encoded in a genomic region of Methanomassiliicoccales archaeon:
- a CDS encoding type IV pilin N-terminal domain-containing protein produces the protein MMKKMWKMRKDKSAVSPVIATILMVAITVVLAAVLYVMVMGFGTGGGSTPTASMTATKTSSLVYNVTVQSVSVNTIKYTSLTVVCAGANSTAIMPALAGSTTLGAGDSFIVTATGPGPVTISLRDTATSNNVASITIQATA, from the coding sequence ATGATGAAGAAAATGTGGAAAATGAGAAAGGACAAGAGTGCCGTCTCACCGGTCATCGCGACCATCCTGATGGTAGCGATCACTGTAGTGTTGGCCGCCGTCCTATATGTAATGGTTATGGGATTCGGTACCGGTGGCGGTTCGACCCCGACTGCATCCATGACGGCGACCAAGACTAGTTCTTTGGTCTACAATGTCACCGTGCAGTCCGTGTCGGTTAACACGATTAAATACACCAGCCTCACGGTCGTTTGCGCCGGTGCAAACTCCACTGCAATTATGCCTGCATTAGCAGGATCAACGACGCTTGGAGCGGGGGATTCATTTATCGTTACAGCGACAGGTCCAGGGCCAGTAACCATAAGCCTACGGGATACCGCAACTAGCAACAATGTCGCCTCAATAACGATCCAGGCAACGGCATAA
- a CDS encoding arsenate reductase ArsC, translating to MAKTQKRTILFMCTHNSSRSQMAEGLVNHFHRNRWEASSAGTSVTKVNPYAIKVMKEIGIDISKQVSKDANKMFGKNFDIVATLCSEAEDECPFFIEGDEYVHRSFADPTEAKGSDEQIMKVFRKTRDDLKAWIDEMMRNQ from the coding sequence ATGGCCAAGACGCAAAAGAGAACCATACTATTCATGTGCACGCACAATTCCTCGCGGTCCCAAATGGCCGAAGGACTGGTAAATCATTTCCACCGGAATCGATGGGAGGCGTCCAGTGCTGGGACGTCGGTCACCAAGGTCAATCCATATGCGATCAAGGTGATGAAGGAGATAGGGATTGACATCTCCAAACAAGTGTCGAAGGACGCGAACAAGATGTTCGGCAAGAACTTCGATATCGTTGCCACCCTGTGTAGCGAAGCGGAGGACGAGTGCCCCTTCTTCATAGAGGGAGACGAATATGTCCACAGATCGTTCGCCGACCCGACCGAGGCGAAGGGAAGCGACGAGCAGATCATGAAGGTCTTTCGAAAGACCAGGGACGACCTGAAGGCCTGGATCGATGAGATGATGAGGAACCAGTGA